A segment of the Candidatus Doudnabacteria bacterium genome:
CGGACCTGCTTATCGGCAGAATTTACGGGCAATTAAAGCTAAATCGATATGGTTTACAAATCAACAGAACTTGAAGTCAATACTTTATTGATGCTGGTGCTTCAAAGAGAAGCATCAGATCTGCATTTAATTGCCGGCAAGCCCCCGACACTTAGAATTGACAGCCAACTCGTGGAGCTGAAAGATTATGAGGTTTTATCCGGCAATGCGATTTCCGGCATCGTGGACGTTTTACTGGATACCGAGCAGAAAAAAAAAGAATTCCGCGACAACAAGGACTTGGATTTTTCTTTTTCTTTCAAAGACAATGTCCGGTTTCGGATCAACGTTTATTATCAGAAAGGTTATCCGGCCGCGGCCCTGCGCCTGATCTCGAACAAGATCAAAACGATCGAGGAATTGTACCTGCCGACCCAGCTTAAGGACCTGATCAATTACAAACAGGGTTTGGTCCTGATGGTCGGTCCTACCGGGCACGGAAAATCGACAACTCTGGCGGCTCTGATCGATCTGATCAACCATACCCGCGCGCAAAATATCGTGACCATTGAAGACCCGATCGAATTTGTTTATCTTCAGGACAAGTCGCTGGTCAACCAGCGCGAGGTCGGGTTTGATACGACTTCGTTTGGCCGCGCTCTTCGTGCAGTTTTGCGTGAAGATCCGGATGTGGTTTTGGTCGGAGAAATGCGCGATTTGGAATCCATCGCCACGACGATCACCGTGGCTGAAACGGGACATCTCGTGTTTGCGACACTGCACACCAATAACGCCGCCCAGACCATTGACCGCATCATCGATGTCTTTCCCGCGTATCAGCAAAATCAAATTCGGACGCAGCTGGCCAATATTTTGGTGGCTGTCATCTCCCAGCGATTGCTTCCAAAGATCGGCGGGGGACGGGTGCCGGCGGTGGAGATCATGATGAAGAATAACGCCGTATCCAACGTTATTCGGGAAAACAAGACCTACGAACTGCCGAACATTATCCATACCTCGGCCGCCGCAGGGATGGTTTCTTTAGACAACAGTTTGGCGCTGCTGGTGAGGAGTAACGTGGTCAGGCTGGAAGACATAGTCGCGTATGTGACGGATCAGGATTTATTTGAAGGATTATTAAGAAGATAATTTATGGAATTTGCATACCAAGCGCGGGATAATACAGGCAAGATGCGGACCGGCACGGTTCAAGCCGTCAATGAAACCAATGCATTGGAGATCCTCGGAGAGCACGGTCTGATCGTGATCAAAATGCTGCCGAGCAACAAGGTTGACATCTTTGAACGCGTGAAAATTTTTGACAGGGTCTCTTCGAAAGATATTGTGCTGTTTTCACGACAGCTGGCTACTTTGATCAGCGCTAAGGTTCCGATCGTGGAAGCGATAAAAATTTTGCAAAGCCAGGTAGCTTCCAAAAAATTGAAATCCGTTCTGGGCGAGATCGCTCAGCTTGTGGAATCCGGCGACAGCTTTTCCTCGGCCGTGGCCCGTTACCCGAAAATATTTTCAAAACTTTATGTGAACCTGATCCGGGCCGGCGAACTGTCGGGGACTATGGATGAATCCTTGTCGTTTTTGGCCAATCAATTGGAAAAGGACTATGACCTGCGGTCCAAGGTCATCGGTGCTTTGACTTACCCGGCATTCATTGTGGGAACCCTGGTCGTCGTCGGGTTTTTGATGTTTACTTACGTTCTGCCGCCGCTGGTCAGCGTTTTGCAGGCCTCATCCGTTGAATTACCGTTCACAACCAAGATTTTGATAGCGACCATGAATTTTGTCCAGCATTTCTGGTGGCTGGTCCTGGCAATCATCATCGGACTGATCGTTGGCTATCGGTTTTACAGTAAAACCCCGGGCGGACAATATTTTATCGATAATGTCAAAATCCACCTGCCGGTGTTCGGTTCCTTGTTCCAAAAAATCTATATGACCCGATTCGCCAGAAATTTATCAACACTGATTGCAGGCGGGATCCCAATCGTCAGGGCGCTAGAATCGGTTGCCGATATAGTGGGGAACGAAGTCTATAAAGAGATCATATTGGAGGCGGCTGAACAGGTCCGCAACGGCAAAAGCATTGCTTCCGCCCTAACCTCCAGGCCCGAATTCCCGGCGATTGTGGCGCAAATGACGCAAATCGGCGAGACTACCGGCCGTTTGCAGGAAATTTTGGACAAATTGGCGATATTTTATGAGAAGGAGATGGAGGTAGTTTTGAACACCTTAACGACCCTGCTTGAGCCTATTATAATGCTGGTCCTGGGCGTGGCGGTGGCGGTCATGGTTGCAGGAATTTTACTTCCGATATATAGTTTAGCTGGAGCTGCTTAAGACAGGTATGAGACAAAAATTAACAGGAAGCAATAATACATAAGAGGTAGTTAGGGAATTGAACAAATTCTTCATTTTCCTTTTTGCCTCTGATGTAATTTGTGGTTTCCTTCTTAAATGGAAGGGGGTGAAATTATGAGAAACATGTTTAATCGAAAAAATAAGGGTTTTACTTTGATCGAATTATTGGTGGTTATCGCTATTATCGGCATTTTGGCTTCTATCGTGCTGGTTTCTCTGAACTCTGCTCGTCAAAAATCACGTGACGCCAGACGTCTCGCAGACATCAGACAGGTTATGACCGCTTTGGAAATATTCTACAACGATAATAACCGTTATCCGTTGCCGCTAACTGCGTCAACCACAGGCCCTACACCAGCGGACGGCTCCCCAGCTTGGAGCACTTACGTTGCTATTTGGCCGACAACGCCGACGCCTAACGACGGTGCATGTACAGCCCCGCAAAACTTGTACACCTATACGCAAGGCCCAGGCGGCACTGCCTACAAAATCGCCTTTTGTTTAGGTGCTCTTACAGGGGGATACCCCGGAGGTGTACCGCTGTATGCTTCGGGCGCAGGTATCAGCACTACGGCTCCATTCTAGCCTGAAGTATAAGAGTTGAGCGTACTTTCTTCCCTCACTTTCTTCTATGAGATTTCTCAAATTAGAAAGTGGGGGATCAAGTGCATTTAAATCACCTAACTTGTAACATGTATCATGGAACAAAAAAAACAAAACCGAAAAAAATTGATTCATGTTCCATATTCCATGAACTAGGCTTTATCAGCATTGAATCGCTGATTTTAATTATTATGATTGGTTTGCTCATATTGACCGGTTTGACGGCTTATTTTTTTGCCGTTGGCCAAGCCCGCGACAAACAGAGAATGTCGGATATTGCCGCCATCCAAACTGCATTGCAGATTTATTATAAAGAAAATGGTTTTTATCCGACCGGCCAAAGCATTGCTCAGCCTATGGGAATGACCGGTTACCTCGATAACTGGCCCACACCTCCGCAGCCTTCCGGCTTATGCACAAAAACGCAGAACCAATACCTTTATTCTCAAAAAGCCAACGGAGAAGACTTTAACCTGAGTTTCTGTCTGGGCCAAAAAACTGACGTTTTGTCCGCCGGGCCGCACACATTAGCTTCAAAAGGTATCCAATAGTTCTGAACAAAAACTATGAAAAATTTATCTTCAAAATTGAAAAGGGCCGAGGGATTTACTCTGATTGAACTTCTGGTGGTCGTATCGATCATCGGGCTTTTGGCTTCTATCATAGTAGTTGCGCTTAGCAACGTACGGCTCAAATCCCGCGATGCCAGGCGTCTGGCGGATATGCAACAGATCAAAACAGGCTTAGATATTTACTACAATTTAGGCTCAGGCTATCCGGATCCCGCCGATTGGAACGCGGCGCAGGCCGTACAAGGACAGCTTTCCTGTTCCGGGTCTCCAACTTTGACAGTTCCTCAGGATCCTCTGCATAATGGCACTCCGGCCTACGCGTATACTTACTCACAGGGAGGGAATATTTCTACGGGGTGTGGGGGAAACGTCTCCGCTGATTATGAAATTCAGTTTCAAACCGAGGGCGCTACTGACCTCGGTCCAGCAGGTACTTATTGGCTTTCCGGTTCCGCCGGAATAACTACTTCAGCTCCGTTTTAATTGACTGGAAAGTGAATTTAGAATAAATCCCGATGCTTGAGCAACGGGGTTTGTCATATTATGACGCTACTATTTATTTTTATTTTCGGATTGATTGTCGGCAGTTTTTTGAATGTTGTGATTTTTCGGCTTGCTTCCGGCGAATCTTTTTTATTTGCCCGTTCTCATTGCCGCAGCTGTAAAAAGGAACTGCAGGCCAAGGATTTGATCCCAGTGTTTAGTTTTTTATATTTGCGCGGCCGATGCCGGTATTGCGCCGCTGCAATTTCCAGGCAATATCCGGTTGTTGAACTGGCCACAGGGTTAATTTTTGTTTTGTTCGCCTTAAAGTTTCAAATGGTTTTCAGTTGGGTTTTTGCACTAAATATAATTTTCGCCTGTTTTCTGCTGGTGATAGCAGTGTATGATTTTAACCATTATCTGATCCTGGATAAGGTTTTGCTGCCGGGTTTGGTCCTGGTTCTTCTTTATAACATTCTTCAAGGCTGGCCGGTCTTTTGGGCAGGCTTGCTTTCCGGGGCAGGGTTTGCAGGATTTTTTCTTGCGCAGTACCTGATCTCGCGGGGTAAATGGATCGGATTAGGCGATGTAAAATTAGGTTTCGTTTTGGGGAACCTGGCCGGCTGGCCAATGAGTATTTTAGTTTTGATCTTAGCTTATGGGTCAGGCGCAGTTGTGGGAATAGCCTTGATCCTAATGGGACGCAAAAAATTCGGCTCTAAGTTGCCCTTTGGGATATTTTTGAGCTTGTCTGCTATAATAGTAATGCTGGCAGGGAACCCGATCATGACCTGGTATCTTAGATTGATCGGACTATAAAGCTTTTTGCAATATGAAACTTAAATACATAAAAAAGAATAAGCCTACAGACCACAGGTTACACGCTACAAGTTATGGCTTCACCCTGATTGAGCTGATGGTGGTGCTTTTTATAACCACAATGATCGCAGGGATCAGTGTGGCTAATTTCCGGGCTGCTGAAAAACAGAAACAAGCGGTGATAGCCGGCGATACGGTAGTTAATGCCATAAGAAACGCCCAGAATTTTACCCTCACGGGTAAAAATACGAATAACACGGATGCAACTTGCCGTGTGCCGCAGTATTACTATATTACTTTTAATTATTCGGGCGCCATTGTTTTATCCGCTGTCCACAACAACAACAGCGCGGGCACATGCAGTTCGGCTCCTGATACTATTGAAACTTATCCTTTGCCGATCAATACCAGGATCAAAGCAAGCGGCCTGGTATTGGACGGAGCCATTGCCAGTTCTTCTATATCATTTATGTTCATGCCGCCGTTTGGCGTCCTGACTGCAGGTAAGGATATCGGAACGATCAATGCCACTACTACTGCTGCTTTTACCACGGCGACGATAAGCGTGGAAACATTAGAAGGGTCGGCCAGCAAGACCGTAACTATTGATGGAATAGCGGGCAAGATTCAGTAAAATAAATGTCAGCTTACTTAAAAAAATTTATTGAATATGCAGGCAAGTACGGATGGGTAATCAGCATCATATTGAGTGTTGCTGCTTTGGGATTCAGCGTATACAATTTACGTGTTTTGAAAATCAAGATTACTCAGCAAAATTCGCAGGCAGCAGCTGCGCCAGCTCCAGGAGGGGTGGCGGGGATATCAGTTGATAAGTTATTGGCGGGCATGAGCGGCAGCGAGCCTGTGCTCGGAGATAAAAACGCGCCGGTCACTATGTATGAGTTTGCCGATTTCCAATGTCCTTTCTGCAAAAGATTTTTTGACAGCAGCCTGCCTGAGCTGAAGCAGAAATATGTTGATACCGGTAAGGTCAAGGTTATTTTCGTCAATGTGGCATTTTTAGGACAGGAATCCAAAGACGCGGCTGAAGCCGCCAAGTGCGCCTCTGACCAGGGTCAATTTTGGCCCTATCATGACAGTTTGTATGACAACCAAAGCGGCGAAAACCAGGGAACTTTCAGTGCCGCCAAACTCCAAAGCCTGGCGAAGAACCTGCACCTTAACTTAAATGATTTTAACCAGTGCACCGCCAGCCACAAATATCAAAAAGCCGTGAGCGATGAAACTGACCTGGCAAACCAAAACGGCGTTTCCAGCACGCCCACTTTTTTAATTAACGGCCAGCAAATCATCGGAGCCCAGCCGACAGCAACATTTGAACAAAAGCTTGATGATCTTTTAAAAAATTAATGTCCCAATCCGTAAGCCTAACTGTTGCATTTTTAGGCGGAGTACTGACATTGCTCCCTGCTTGCGGGCCGGCTCTATTGCCGGCATTTTTTGGTTTTGTGTTCACTGAAAAACAAAAATTGGTTCTGGCCACGGTGTTTTTCGGTCTGGGGTTTGCCTTAGTTTTTTTTCCTTTCAGCTATGGGTTTAATTTTTTGGTCCATTTGTTGATTTATTCGCGGGAGGTTTTATTTGGCATCATAGGCTGGCTGCTCGTAATTTTCGGTCTATTGTCGCTGTTTAATTTTTATTTGCCTTTATACTCAGGCGGAATCAGGCCTGTTCACAAGTTTTGGCAAACTTTTTTTTTGGGCATTATTTTTGGCCTGACAAGCAGCACTTGCACGGCTCCCATTTACGGGGCGATTTTGTCGTTGAATAGCTTGAGCTCAGGCTTTGTGCAAGTCAACCTGCTGCTCTTAAGCTTTATGGCCGGCATGATCATTCCGCTTTTGATCCTGGCAGGTCTTGTCGAACATTATGGATTGTTAAATTTAAGCATCTTTCAAAAACCTGTTCTGAGAATAAATGTGGGCCATCGCATTTTTTCATTCTTTCTCGGCAATCTGCTGGCAGCGCTGGTTTTTATCCCTCTGGGATTTGCTTTTATCGTCTCAAAAGGCGGCGCACCATTCCTGTCCTTTGCCCAGTCAACGGGAATTTTGATAAAGTTTGAAACTTTGAACGAATCCCTGATCACTTACAATGCGGCCCATCCCCATCTTGATTACTGGGTTTTGGGCTTATTGCTGGCATTTTGCCTGTTGCTGTGGTTAAATACATACAGGAATAAAGAGTGATGCGAATAAATTTTAATTTGCCTGCGGCGGTTTTGATTATTTTTTTATTTGCCGCGGGGATTGGTATCGCTTTGCTTAGCTCTAAATCCATCCGGCAGCAAGCGGTTTCACTCGGCCTGCCGCCGATTGATCAGTTTCGGAACCTAAATTACCAAGATCAGCTGGATTTGATCAAGAGGGCTGCGGAAGCAGATCCGGTTAAGACATGGACTTATGTGAAATCGGCGTTTTTGATCAATGGCCAGCAGGCAGAGAATGCTCATGAGTTCGCTCATTTGGTCGGGAACGGGATGTACAGCAAGTATGGGCTTGATGGCATCACCAATTGCGATGAAACTTTTGGATTCGGCTGTTTCCACGGCGTCTCACAAGAACTGCTGGAACAAAAAGGCGTGTCCGTGGTCAAAGAAATCCAAAGCCGTTGCATTCAAATTTTCCCGCCTGATAAAACTCAGAATTATAACGGTTGTATCCATGGCATGGGGCACGGACTTCTGACCTGGGAACATTTCCAGGTCGGGAAAGCTCTGCTTGATTGTGATAATCTTGACCAACTTTACCAAAATTATTGTTATGACGGAGTGTTCATGGAACATGC
Coding sequences within it:
- a CDS encoding PilT/PilU family type 4a pilus ATPase: MVYKSTELEVNTLLMLVLQREASDLHLIAGKPPTLRIDSQLVELKDYEVLSGNAISGIVDVLLDTEQKKKEFRDNKDLDFSFSFKDNVRFRINVYYQKGYPAAALRLISNKIKTIEELYLPTQLKDLINYKQGLVLMVGPTGHGKSTTLAALIDLINHTRAQNIVTIEDPIEFVYLQDKSLVNQREVGFDTTSFGRALRAVLREDPDVVLVGEMRDLESIATTITVAETGHLVFATLHTNNAAQTIDRIIDVFPAYQQNQIRTQLANILVAVISQRLLPKIGGGRVPAVEIMMKNNAVSNVIRENKTYELPNIIHTSAAAGMVSLDNSLALLVRSNVVRLEDIVAYVTDQDLFEGLLRR
- a CDS encoding type II secretion system F family protein; the protein is MEFAYQARDNTGKMRTGTVQAVNETNALEILGEHGLIVIKMLPSNKVDIFERVKIFDRVSSKDIVLFSRQLATLISAKVPIVEAIKILQSQVASKKLKSVLGEIAQLVESGDSFSSAVARYPKIFSKLYVNLIRAGELSGTMDESLSFLANQLEKDYDLRSKVIGALTYPAFIVGTLVVVGFLMFTYVLPPLVSVLQASSVELPFTTKILIATMNFVQHFWWLVLAIIIGLIVGYRFYSKTPGGQYFIDNVKIHLPVFGSLFQKIYMTRFARNLSTLIAGGIPIVRALESVADIVGNEVYKEIILEAAEQVRNGKSIASALTSRPEFPAIVAQMTQIGETTGRLQEILDKLAIFYEKEMEVVLNTLTTLLEPIIMLVLGVAVAVMVAGILLPIYSLAGAA
- a CDS encoding prepilin-type N-terminal cleavage/methylation domain-containing protein; translation: MFNRKNKGFTLIELLVVIAIIGILASIVLVSLNSARQKSRDARRLADIRQVMTALEIFYNDNNRYPLPLTASTTGPTPADGSPAWSTYVAIWPTTPTPNDGACTAPQNLYTYTQGPGGTAYKIAFCLGALTGGYPGGVPLYASGAGISTTAPF
- a CDS encoding type II secretion system protein, with protein sequence MKNLSSKLKRAEGFTLIELLVVVSIIGLLASIIVVALSNVRLKSRDARRLADMQQIKTGLDIYYNLGSGYPDPADWNAAQAVQGQLSCSGSPTLTVPQDPLHNGTPAYAYTYSQGGNISTGCGGNVSADYEIQFQTEGATDLGPAGTYWLSGSAGITTSAPF
- a CDS encoding prepilin peptidase codes for the protein MTLLFIFIFGLIVGSFLNVVIFRLASGESFLFARSHCRSCKKELQAKDLIPVFSFLYLRGRCRYCAAAISRQYPVVELATGLIFVLFALKFQMVFSWVFALNIIFACFLLVIAVYDFNHYLILDKVLLPGLVLVLLYNILQGWPVFWAGLLSGAGFAGFFLAQYLISRGKWIGLGDVKLGFVLGNLAGWPMSILVLILAYGSGAVVGIALILMGRKKFGSKLPFGIFLSLSAIIVMLAGNPIMTWYLRLIGL
- a CDS encoding type II secretion system protein; amino-acid sequence: MKLKYIKKNKPTDHRLHATSYGFTLIELMVVLFITTMIAGISVANFRAAEKQKQAVIAGDTVVNAIRNAQNFTLTGKNTNNTDATCRVPQYYYITFNYSGAIVLSAVHNNNSAGTCSSAPDTIETYPLPINTRIKASGLVLDGAIASSSISFMFMPPFGVLTAGKDIGTINATTTAAFTTATISVETLEGSASKTVTIDGIAGKIQ
- a CDS encoding DsbA family protein, whose product is MSAYLKKFIEYAGKYGWVISIILSVAALGFSVYNLRVLKIKITQQNSQAAAAPAPGGVAGISVDKLLAGMSGSEPVLGDKNAPVTMYEFADFQCPFCKRFFDSSLPELKQKYVDTGKVKVIFVNVAFLGQESKDAAEAAKCASDQGQFWPYHDSLYDNQSGENQGTFSAAKLQSLAKNLHLNLNDFNQCTASHKYQKAVSDETDLANQNGVSSTPTFLINGQQIIGAQPTATFEQKLDDLLKN
- a CDS encoding cytochrome c biogenesis protein CcdA — translated: MSQSVSLTVAFLGGVLTLLPACGPALLPAFFGFVFTEKQKLVLATVFFGLGFALVFFPFSYGFNFLVHLLIYSREVLFGIIGWLLVIFGLLSLFNFYLPLYSGGIRPVHKFWQTFFLGIIFGLTSSTCTAPIYGAILSLNSLSSGFVQVNLLLLSFMAGMIIPLLILAGLVEHYGLLNLSIFQKPVLRINVGHRIFSFFLGNLLAALVFIPLGFAFIVSKGGAPFLSFAQSTGILIKFETLNESLITYNAAHPHLDYWVLGLLLAFCLLLWLNTYRNKE